One genomic window of Vulgatibacter sp. includes the following:
- a CDS encoding PfaD family polyunsaturated fatty acid/polyketide biosynthesis protein: MVGKQRLARHALGAWTPGVTQPRTGTGALRTALERLGAPLCVVDVGGRPAVAEGGAARPGAVAGGDALPLLGYVPALLPEQLGDAAFREAHGLRYAYVAGEMANGIASVEMVEAVARAGMLGFFGAAGLPPQRVEAALVQLRERLGDRPWGANLIHSPSDPALEAAHTELFLRHGVRLASASAYLDLTAHVVRYRVHGIHRAADGTVVTPNRLVAKVSRTEVARKFLAPPPAHLLRELVARGQITEEQARLAESIPMAEDVTAEADSGGHTDNRPLVVILPAIQAVRDELQEKHRYAVRPRVGAAGGIATPAAAAAAFSLGAAYVITGSVNQGCREAGTSDLVRQLLAEAGTTDVAMAPAADMFELGVEVQVLSRGTIFPVRAQKLYELYRAHESVESLPTAVRAELEKKYFRCTLEEAWEGCKAFFAERDPAQIDKAAQDPKHKLGLIFRSYLGRSSGWANEGVADRRLDFQVWCGPAMGAFNEWARGSFLEKWEARQVVPVARNLLAGAAFLARVAALRAQGLALPAELERFAPREAEALDAMCAPAPAPVQQQQPATPARESGERKEDAIAIVGMAALFPKAQDLASFWRNIRTGVDTVGEIPATHWSLADYHDPDPKAPDRTYANGGAFLDPTPFDPTEFGIPPSILEATDTSQLLGLVVARQALEDAGLGEGAAWDRSRASVLLGVTGTQELVISLGARLGHPHWKRALDEAGVPADQAADVIERIGRAYVGWQENSFPGLLGNVVAGRIANRFDFGGTNSVIDAACASSLGAVHMACMELQTGKADVVLTGGVDTLNDIFMHMCFSKTPALSPTGHARPFSAQADGTVLGEGLGMLVLKRLSDAERDGDRIHAVIRGIGTASDGRAKSIYAPLPSGQARALRDAYRTAGVSPRSIGLLEAHGTGTKAGDACEFEALETVYAEASDERGWCALGSVKSQIGHTKAAAGAAGLIKAALALANKVLPPTIKADEPNPAMRIAESPFHLATEVRPWIRGETPRRAAVSAFGFGGSNFHAVLEEYRAERTAPIWDGAAEIVAFSGAHAAALAAGLDELAAIETPALRTFAARSRARFSSAAAHRLVLVLEAGADRPRRIEAARALLAKGPGHLAEGVHYGTGAVGRLAFLFPGQGSQRVGMLRDLTCAFPEMLEAVEAAGAVAQAIYPAPSSDPDVRKAQQAALTATDVAQPALGAVEGGLLGLLGRFGVRPDLVAGHSYGELVALHAAGVLDAEGLRRVSALRGRLMAGDGGDRGTMLAVHAPLAALDALIAEEKLDVVLANRNAPAQGVLSGSRAAIDRAEAACKARGLRASRLPVGAAFHSALVADAAAAFRAGLAEVSFGAAALPVFANTTGGAYPAAPEAMRELLGNQLAAPVRFVELVESLHAAGATTFLEVGPRTVLGGLVRAILGERPHHAIAVDASQGQRDGLVDLAHALAALAARGHEVRLEAWENRQQPPRSGAAPRRQMRMNVPLTGANHRAPQPPLPRKERQAPREIPAQPEPPARTPEMPMSQPTDPQSTALLLEALRANGETLRALQLLQEQTALVHQRFLEGQVAAQQSFAALLGAQQQLVTQAVGGPVPMPMPMPVIQPMQPMQLPTLPVAAAPAPAFVQQPIPATAFVQQPVPAPAPVHAAHANGYAAAAQQNGHAPGNGVSHANGVQHHAPAPAPRPAAPAPVANTAVAAGKDVVAELLAVVSEATGYPQEMLELDMDLESDLGIDSIKRVEILSLLGKRIPDAPAVDPEKLGNLRTLRQVAAFVGGGDAKPAPAPAVAAAAQPGDAQGVLLAVVSELTGYPEEMLDLEMDLEADLGIDSIKRVEILSLLGKRLPDAPAVDPEKLSGLRTLRQVLEFCAPRERGARAATATSAAEPAPDAQRASLLRREVVASRLGEGAPRALPQGPIAITDDGDGLAGALAAHLVAQGADAKVLPLGAATDCAALVICAGPDWTEARLADAFAQVRAAAPTLREKRGLLATVARRDGGFGRLDASAGNPAHGGLAGLAKTAAREWPEVACRALDLHAHLAPAEAAALLAAELRSEGPEEVGLGPAGRVGLALAAAEQPQATDRIRPGELVVVTGGARGVTAACAVELAKARRPTLLLLGRSPLEAAEPAWLAGADDEAAIQRALLAHRFTGTRPTPLQLRKACAEVLAQREIRSTLAAIEAAGATALYRAVDTRDAAALAQILEGTRRTHGPVRGVVHGAGVLRDKRIEEKSDEDFAAVFSTKVDGLKALLAASAGDDLAFLALFTSVSGRFGRRGQVDYAMANETLTALALAESDRRPGCRVVALDWGPWEGGMVTPALAKEFAREGIALIPVQAGAALLAGEVCAAPGGAVELVIGAGFPGGSAPEVPEKRIAAAVRVDPVTHRYLADHQLAGKPVLPVVMQIEFLAAAAARAVPGGVVLAVEDFRLLKGVIVEGPVDLTVWLAAPTNGRIEAELRGAGDRIHARCTVVLGAGAPLAPLVEPQSLAPAPYDAEAIYAERQLFHGPRFHAIAAVDGIGAKAIATTLHTKAIDWIEGATFTTAPLALDGVFQALVLWCRAHLGAPSLPSRLGAWRQRALPLPAQVRAVARVRAIEGSTAVADVDLLDESGAVVAQVEGYACTASASLEAAYGSAAA; this comes from the coding sequence ATGGTGGGGAAGCAGCGGCTCGCGCGTCACGCACTCGGCGCCTGGACCCCGGGCGTCACGCAGCCGCGCACCGGCACGGGCGCCCTCCGGACCGCCCTCGAGCGCCTCGGGGCGCCGCTCTGCGTCGTCGACGTCGGCGGCCGCCCTGCGGTGGCGGAAGGCGGCGCGGCGCGCCCCGGCGCCGTCGCCGGCGGCGACGCCCTCCCCCTCCTCGGCTACGTGCCCGCCCTGCTCCCCGAGCAGCTCGGCGATGCCGCCTTCCGCGAGGCCCACGGCCTGCGCTACGCCTACGTCGCCGGCGAGATGGCCAACGGCATCGCCTCGGTGGAGATGGTCGAGGCGGTGGCCCGGGCCGGGATGCTCGGCTTCTTCGGTGCAGCGGGGCTCCCGCCGCAGCGGGTCGAAGCAGCGCTCGTGCAGCTGCGCGAGCGACTCGGCGACCGTCCCTGGGGCGCGAACCTGATCCACAGCCCCTCGGATCCCGCCCTCGAGGCGGCGCACACCGAGCTCTTCCTCCGGCACGGCGTCCGCCTCGCCAGCGCCTCGGCCTACCTCGATCTCACCGCGCACGTGGTGCGCTACCGCGTCCACGGGATCCATCGCGCCGCCGACGGCACCGTGGTCACGCCCAACCGGCTGGTGGCCAAGGTCTCCCGCACCGAGGTGGCCCGGAAATTCCTCGCGCCGCCGCCGGCGCACCTCCTGCGCGAGCTCGTGGCCAGGGGGCAGATCACCGAGGAGCAGGCGCGCCTCGCCGAGAGCATCCCGATGGCGGAGGACGTCACCGCCGAGGCGGACTCCGGCGGCCACACCGACAACCGGCCGCTGGTGGTGATCCTCCCGGCGATCCAGGCGGTGCGCGACGAGCTCCAGGAGAAGCATCGCTACGCCGTGCGGCCCCGCGTCGGCGCCGCCGGCGGCATCGCCACCCCGGCAGCGGCAGCGGCGGCCTTCTCCCTCGGCGCCGCCTACGTCATCACCGGCTCGGTGAACCAGGGCTGCCGCGAGGCGGGCACCTCCGATCTCGTCCGGCAGCTCCTCGCCGAAGCCGGCACCACCGACGTGGCGATGGCGCCTGCAGCCGACATGTTCGAGCTCGGCGTGGAGGTGCAGGTCCTCTCCCGCGGCACGATCTTTCCGGTGCGGGCGCAGAAGCTCTACGAGCTCTACCGCGCCCACGAGAGCGTCGAGTCGCTGCCGACCGCGGTCCGAGCGGAGCTGGAGAAGAAGTACTTCCGCTGCACGCTCGAGGAGGCGTGGGAGGGCTGCAAGGCCTTCTTCGCCGAGCGCGACCCGGCACAGATCGACAAGGCGGCGCAGGATCCGAAGCACAAGCTCGGCTTGATCTTCCGCTCGTATCTGGGCCGCTCCTCCGGCTGGGCGAACGAGGGCGTCGCGGATCGCCGCCTCGACTTCCAGGTGTGGTGCGGCCCTGCGATGGGCGCGTTCAACGAATGGGCCCGCGGCAGCTTCCTCGAGAAGTGGGAAGCGCGGCAGGTGGTGCCGGTGGCGCGGAACCTCCTCGCCGGCGCGGCCTTCCTCGCCCGTGTGGCCGCGTTGCGGGCGCAGGGCCTCGCCCTGCCGGCGGAGCTGGAGCGCTTCGCCCCCCGCGAGGCGGAAGCCCTCGACGCGATGTGCGCGCCAGCGCCCGCGCCCGTGCAGCAGCAGCAGCCCGCAACGCCGGCGCGGGAGAGCGGAGAACGGAAGGAAGATGCCATCGCCATCGTCGGCATGGCGGCGCTCTTCCCGAAGGCGCAGGACCTCGCCAGCTTCTGGCGCAACATCCGCACCGGCGTCGACACCGTGGGTGAGATCCCCGCCACCCACTGGTCGCTCGCCGACTACCACGATCCGGATCCGAAGGCCCCCGATCGCACCTACGCCAACGGCGGCGCCTTCCTCGATCCCACGCCCTTCGATCCCACCGAGTTCGGCATCCCGCCGAGCATCCTCGAGGCCACCGACACCTCGCAGCTCCTCGGCCTCGTGGTGGCACGCCAGGCACTCGAGGACGCGGGCCTCGGCGAAGGCGCAGCGTGGGATCGCAGCAGGGCCAGCGTGCTCCTCGGCGTCACCGGCACCCAGGAGCTGGTGATCTCGCTGGGCGCGCGGCTCGGCCATCCGCATTGGAAACGCGCCCTCGACGAGGCGGGCGTGCCGGCGGATCAGGCAGCCGACGTGATCGAGCGGATCGGGCGCGCCTACGTGGGCTGGCAGGAGAACTCCTTCCCCGGCCTCCTCGGCAACGTCGTCGCCGGCCGCATCGCCAACCGCTTCGATTTCGGCGGCACCAACAGCGTGATCGACGCTGCGTGCGCCTCGTCGCTCGGCGCGGTGCACATGGCCTGCATGGAGCTCCAGACCGGCAAGGCCGACGTGGTCCTCACCGGCGGCGTCGACACGCTCAACGACATCTTCATGCATATGTGCTTCAGCAAGACCCCGGCGCTCTCGCCCACCGGTCATGCGCGCCCCTTCTCCGCCCAGGCGGACGGGACGGTGCTCGGCGAAGGGCTGGGCATGCTGGTGCTGAAGCGCCTCTCCGACGCGGAGCGCGACGGCGACCGGATCCACGCGGTGATCCGCGGCATCGGCACCGCGAGCGACGGCCGCGCGAAGAGCATCTACGCCCCGCTGCCGAGCGGCCAGGCCCGGGCGCTCCGCGATGCCTACCGCACCGCCGGCGTCTCGCCGCGGAGCATCGGCCTCCTCGAGGCCCACGGCACCGGCACCAAAGCTGGCGACGCCTGCGAGTTCGAGGCGCTGGAGACGGTCTACGCCGAGGCGAGCGACGAGCGCGGCTGGTGTGCCCTCGGCTCGGTGAAGTCGCAGATCGGCCACACCAAGGCGGCTGCCGGCGCAGCGGGCTTGATCAAGGCGGCCCTCGCCCTGGCGAACAAGGTGCTCCCGCCGACGATCAAGGCGGACGAGCCCAACCCCGCGATGCGGATCGCCGAGAGCCCCTTCCACCTCGCCACCGAGGTGCGGCCCTGGATCCGCGGGGAGACGCCCCGGCGCGCAGCGGTGAGCGCCTTCGGATTCGGCGGCAGCAATTTCCACGCGGTGCTCGAGGAATACCGCGCGGAGCGGACCGCTCCGATCTGGGACGGCGCTGCGGAGATCGTGGCTTTCTCCGGCGCGCACGCAGCAGCGCTCGCCGCCGGCCTCGACGAGCTCGCGGCGATCGAAACACCGGCGCTGCGCACCTTCGCCGCGCGGAGCCGGGCGCGCTTCTCGTCTGCAGCTGCCCACCGGCTGGTGCTGGTGCTCGAAGCAGGCGCCGATCGCCCCCGCCGGATCGAGGCGGCACGCGCGCTCCTCGCGAAGGGCCCCGGCCATCTCGCCGAGGGCGTCCACTACGGCACCGGCGCCGTGGGACGCCTCGCCTTCCTCTTCCCCGGCCAGGGCTCGCAGCGCGTGGGCATGCTCCGCGATCTCACCTGCGCCTTCCCCGAGATGCTCGAGGCGGTGGAGGCAGCGGGCGCGGTGGCGCAGGCGATCTATCCGGCGCCCAGCTCCGATCCCGACGTGCGCAAGGCGCAGCAGGCGGCGCTCACCGCCACCGACGTGGCGCAGCCTGCCCTCGGCGCGGTGGAGGGCGGCCTCCTCGGTCTCCTCGGCCGCTTCGGCGTCCGTCCCGATCTCGTCGCCGGCCACAGCTACGGCGAGCTGGTGGCGCTGCACGCTGCAGGAGTGCTCGACGCCGAGGGGCTGCGCCGGGTCTCGGCGCTGCGCGGCAGGCTGATGGCGGGCGACGGCGGCGACCGCGGCACCATGCTCGCGGTCCACGCGCCGCTCGCGGCCCTCGACGCGCTGATCGCCGAAGAGAAACTCGACGTCGTCCTCGCCAACCGGAACGCGCCGGCGCAGGGCGTGCTCTCGGGCAGCCGCGCGGCGATCGATCGCGCCGAGGCTGCGTGCAAGGCGCGGGGCCTCCGCGCGAGCCGCCTGCCGGTGGGCGCCGCCTTCCACAGCGCCCTCGTCGCCGATGCGGCGGCGGCGTTCCGCGCGGGCCTGGCCGAGGTTTCCTTCGGCGCCGCGGCGCTGCCGGTCTTCGCCAACACCACCGGCGGCGCCTATCCCGCTGCGCCGGAGGCGATGCGCGAGCTGCTCGGCAACCAGCTCGCCGCGCCGGTGCGCTTCGTCGAGCTGGTGGAGTCGCTCCACGCAGCAGGCGCGACCACCTTCCTCGAGGTCGGTCCGCGCACGGTGCTCGGCGGCCTCGTCCGCGCGATCCTCGGCGAGCGACCCCACCATGCTATCGCCGTCGATGCGTCGCAGGGGCAGCGCGACGGCCTCGTCGATCTCGCCCACGCCCTGGCGGCGCTCGCGGCCCGTGGCCACGAGGTGCGCCTCGAGGCCTGGGAGAATCGGCAGCAGCCGCCCCGCAGCGGCGCCGCGCCCCGGCGCCAGATGCGCATGAACGTTCCCCTGACCGGCGCGAACCACCGCGCGCCCCAGCCCCCGCTTCCGCGCAAGGAGCGGCAGGCGCCGCGCGAGATCCCCGCGCAGCCCGAGCCGCCGGCACGCACCCCGGAGATGCCGATGTCCCAGCCCACCGATCCCCAGTCGACCGCGCTGCTGCTCGAGGCGCTCCGCGCCAACGGCGAGACCCTGCGTGCCCTGCAGCTGCTCCAGGAGCAGACCGCGCTGGTGCACCAGCGCTTCCTCGAGGGGCAGGTGGCGGCGCAGCAGAGCTTCGCCGCGCTCCTCGGCGCGCAGCAGCAGCTGGTGACGCAGGCGGTGGGCGGTCCGGTGCCGATGCCGATGCCTATGCCGGTGATTCAGCCGATGCAGCCGATGCAGCTGCCGACGCTTCCCGTCGCGGCGGCGCCGGCGCCCGCGTTCGTGCAGCAGCCGATCCCGGCGACCGCGTTCGTCCAGCAGCCCGTGCCCGCACCTGCGCCTGTGCACGCCGCGCACGCGAATGGCTACGCCGCTGCTGCGCAGCAGAATGGCCACGCGCCCGGCAACGGCGTCTCCCACGCCAACGGCGTCCAGCACCACGCGCCCGCTCCCGCCCCCCGCCCCGCAGCGCCCGCCCCCGTCGCCAACACCGCGGTGGCAGCAGGCAAGGACGTGGTCGCCGAGCTCCTCGCCGTGGTCTCCGAGGCCACCGGCTACCCGCAGGAGATGCTCGAGCTCGACATGGATCTCGAGTCCGATCTCGGCATCGACTCGATCAAGCGCGTCGAGATCCTCTCGCTCCTCGGCAAGCGGATCCCCGACGCCCCCGCCGTCGATCCCGAGAAGCTCGGCAACCTCCGCACCCTGCGCCAGGTGGCAGCCTTCGTTGGCGGCGGCGACGCGAAGCCCGCGCCCGCCCCCGCCGTGGCAGCGGCTGCCCAGCCCGGCGACGCACAGGGCGTCCTCCTCGCCGTGGTCTCCGAGCTCACCGGCTACCCGGAGGAGATGCTCGACCTCGAGATGGATCTCGAGGCCGACCTCGGCATCGACTCGATCAAGCGCGTCGAGATCCTCTCGCTCCTCGGCAAGCGCCTCCCCGACGCCCCCGCCGTCGATCCCGAGAAGCTCTCGGGCCTGCGCACCCTGCGCCAGGTCCTCGAGTTCTGCGCCCCCCGCGAGCGCGGCGCCCGTGCCGCCACCGCCACCAGCGCGGCAGAGCCCGCCCCCGACGCACAACGAGCGTCGCTCCTCCGCCGTGAGGTCGTCGCATCCAGGCTGGGCGAAGGCGCGCCGCGTGCGCTGCCGCAGGGCCCGATCGCCATCACCGACGACGGCGACGGCCTCGCGGGCGCCCTGGCTGCCCACCTCGTCGCGCAGGGCGCCGACGCGAAGGTGCTCCCCCTCGGCGCGGCAACCGACTGTGCCGCGCTGGTGATCTGCGCCGGCCCCGACTGGACCGAGGCGCGCCTCGCCGACGCCTTCGCCCAGGTGCGCGCCGCAGCGCCCACCCTGCGGGAGAAGCGCGGCCTGCTCGCCACCGTCGCCCGCCGCGACGGCGGCTTCGGCCGCCTCGACGCGAGCGCAGGCAACCCCGCCCACGGCGGCCTCGCCGGCCTCGCCAAGACCGCAGCGCGGGAGTGGCCCGAGGTCGCCTGCAGGGCCCTCGATCTCCACGCGCACCTCGCCCCTGCGGAAGCAGCGGCGCTCCTCGCTGCCGAGCTCCGCAGCGAGGGTCCCGAGGAGGTCGGCCTCGGTCCCGCAGGCCGCGTCGGCCTCGCCCTCGCCGCAGCGGAGCAGCCGCAGGCCACCGACCGGATCCGCCCCGGCGAGCTGGTGGTGGTCACCGGCGGCGCCCGCGGCGTCACCGCCGCCTGCGCCGTCGAGCTCGCGAAGGCACGGCGTCCCACCCTCCTCCTCCTCGGCCGCTCGCCCCTCGAGGCGGCGGAGCCCGCCTGGCTCGCAGGCGCCGACGACGAGGCGGCGATCCAGCGCGCGCTCCTCGCCCACCGCTTCACCGGCACGCGCCCCACGCCGCTGCAGCTGCGCAAGGCCTGTGCGGAGGTGCTCGCCCAGCGCGAGATCCGCTCGACCCTCGCCGCCATCGAGGCGGCTGGCGCCACCGCCCTCTACCGCGCCGTCGACACCCGCGACGCGGCGGCCCTCGCGCAGATCCTCGAAGGGACGCGGCGCACCCACGGCCCGGTCCGCGGCGTCGTCCACGGCGCCGGCGTGCTGCGCGACAAGCGGATCGAGGAGAAGAGCGACGAGGATTTCGCCGCGGTCTTCTCCACCAAGGTCGACGGCCTCAAGGCCCTGCTCGCCGCCTCGGCAGGCGACGACCTCGCCTTCCTCGCCCTCTTCACCTCGGTGAGCGGCCGCTTCGGCCGCCGCGGCCAGGTCGACTACGCGATGGCGAACGAGACCCTCACCGCCCTCGCCCTCGCCGAGTCCGACCGCAGGCCGGGCTGCCGCGTGGTGGCGCTCGACTGGGGCCCGTGGGAGGGCGGCATGGTCACCCCCGCGCTGGCGAAGGAATTCGCCCGCGAGGGGATCGCGCTCATCCCGGTGCAGGCCGGCGCGGCGCTCCTCGCCGGCGAGGTCTGCGCAGCGCCCGGCGGCGCGGTGGAGCTGGTGATCGGCGCGGGCTTTCCCGGCGGCAGCGCACCCGAGGTCCCCGAGAAGCGCATCGCCGCAGCGGTGCGCGTCGATCCCGTGACGCACCGCTACCTCGCGGATCACCAGCTCGCCGGCAAGCCGGTGCTGCCGGTGGTGATGCAGATCGAGTTCCTCGCAGCGGCAGCTGCACGCGCCGTCCCCGGCGGCGTGGTGCTGGCGGTGGAGGATTTCCGCCTGCTCAAGGGCGTGATCGTCGAGGGCCCGGTGGATCTCACCGTCTGGCTCGCGGCCCCGACGAACGGCAGGATCGAAGCGGAGCTCCGCGGCGCAGGCGACAGGATCCACGCCCGCTGCACGGTGGTGCTCGGCGCCGGCGCGCCCCTCGCGCCGCTGGTCGAGCCGCAGTCCCTCGCCCCGGCGCCCTACGACGCAGAAGCGATCTACGCCGAACGGCAGCTCTTCCACGGCCCGCGCTTCCACGCGATCGCGGCGGTGGACGGGATCGGCGCGAAGGCGATCGCCACCACGCTCCACACGAAGGCGATCGATTGGATCGAAGGCGCCACCTTCACCACCGCGCCCCTCGCCCTCGACGGCGTCTTCCAGGCGCTGGTGCTCTGGTGCCGCGCCCACCTCGGCGCCCCCTCGCTACCGAGCCGCCTCGGCGCCTGGCGCCAGCGTGCGCTCCCCTTGCCGGCGCAGGTGCGGGCGGTGGCGCGGGTCCGCGCCATCGAGGGGAGCACCGCGGTGGCGGACGTCGATCTGCTCGACGAGAGCGGCGCCGTGGTCGCGCAGGTGGAGGGTTACGCCTGCACCGCCAGCGCCTCCCTCGAAGCAGCCTACGGGAGCGCCGCAGCTTGA